The nucleotide window CGTGTTCCGCGGAACCGCCGACGCCGGCAAATTCGTTCGCGGCATCAACGTCAGGGACGCGGCGGATAAGTATTCACGCCGCCAGATCGACGAGCTGACCAGTTGGGTTCAAAACGACTTTGGTGCCAAGGGGTTGGCTTGGTTCCGTGTCGAAGAAGACGGATCACTGTGGAGCCCGATTGCGAAGAACTTTGACGCCGAACATCTGGCGGAGATCAAGGAAAAACTGGACGGCCAGCCCAACGACTTGCTGATGTTCTTGGCCGACACCTGGGACGTGACATGCCGTGGATTGTCGGGGCTGCGTAAACGCATGGCCGTCGAATTGGAATTGTTCTCGCCCAACGATCTGAATTGCAGTTGGGTGACCGAGTTCCCGATGTTCGAACGTGACGAGGAATCCGATCGCTATGTCGCGATGCACCACCCGTTCACCGCGCCGCTGGCGGACGATTTGCCGCGTCTGAAGGACCAGCCCGAAAAGTGTCACGCCCAAGCATACGACTTGGTGATCAACGGCAGCGAAGCGGGTGGCGGTACGATCCGGATTCATGACCCCGGCGTCCAGCAACAAGTGTTCGACTTGCTGGGGATCGACGAGGAAACCGCCAAAGATCGCTTCGGTTTCTTGCTGGATGCACTGAAATATGGTGCGCCACCGCACGGCGGGATCGCGCTGGGCGTTGACCGCTGGGTGATGCTGTTCGCGGGCTTGGAGAACATTCGCGAAGTCATCGCGTTCCCCAAGACTCAAAAGGCTTCGGACTTGATGACCGAAGCGCCGGGCGAAGTGGACGGCCAACAGTTGGAAGAACTGCACCTGCGCACGATCAAGGCGAAGAACTGATATCTTGGGCGGCGAACAAGATTCGCCATCACTGCCCAGGAGACTGTTCTGATGACCGGCCGCGACCCGATTCCGTTTTTTGTGCGTTGCGGTTTGGCGGCGCTGGCGCTGGTTTGGTTCGTCACATCTCGTGTGGTCGGCGACGATGCGCCGATCAACGTATTGCTGATCACCAGCGACGACCTTGGGCTGCATTTGGGGTGCTATGAAGACCCCGTGGCTCGGACCCCGAATCTGGACGCTTTGGCCGCCCAGTCGACGGTGTTTCGCAACGCGTATGTGGCCCAGGCGTCATGCAGTCCATCGCGAAGTGCGATGTTCACGGGGACTTACCCGCATACCAACGGGCAATACGCGTTGGTCAACAGCGGGTATTCGCTGCATCCGCGTTTCCGCGACCAGACGATTCCGAATCTATTGAAGCCGGCGGGCTATCGCACCGGAATCGCAGGGAAGCTGCACGTTGCACCGGAGCCGTCGTTTGAATTCGACCAGCGGATTCGTGTGAACACTCGGGACGTGGCCAAGACGGCTGATGCGGCGGCGGAGTTTATTGATCAGTCCGGCGACCAGCCGTTCTTTTTGATGGTCAACTATTCCGATCCGCACTGGGACCGCGAAAACGGAAAAGGACCCTGGTTTTATCGTGATCAAGTTGCCGGGGTTCCGGCGAAGGTCATGACCGCGGGTGATGTCCAGCCGTTCGCATTCCAAGGCTATCGTTCCGAAGAACATCTTGATCGCGTGGCGGGGTATTACAACGCCGTGCACCGGTTGGATGCGGCGATCGGCTTGCTGTTGGAACAGTTGCAGGAATCGGGAAAGGCGGACAACACGCTGGTGCTGTTCGTCAGCGATCATGGGGCACCGTTTGCGCGTGGCAAGACGACCTGTTACGAAGCCGGACTGCGCGTGCCGTTCATGATCCGCTGGCCGGGGCTGACCAAACCGCGAACCAGTTTGGCGTTGGTTTCGACGATCGATTTGTTGCCGACGATCATGGATGCGGCTGGCGTGGCGATTCCCGATCACGTCCAAGGGGTTTCGCTGCGTTTGTTGACTGAGGGGGATGAATCAGCCGCCCGTCGGTATTTGGTTGGCGAATTCCACTCGCACGGATTGATGCCGTTTTATCCGCGTCGGGCGATCCGAGATTCACGGTACAAGTTGATTCATAATTTGTTGCCCGGCCGAGACGTCCAGGCGCGGATGGATGGCGATCCGTCGATCAGTGAGTCGCGGGATCGCGATGCGATTCCGGCGGTGTTTGAGGCTGGTTATCAGCGATTCGCCGACGCGCCGGAGTATGAGTTGTTCGATTTGGCGGCGGACCCTTGGGAGTTGAACAACTTGGCCGGCGATCCGGCGCTGGCGGACGTACAGCAGCGATTGACCGGTGCTTTACGACAGTGGCAGGACGAGACGGAGGATCCGTTGCGGGATCCCGAGGTGATTCAGCGTTTCATCCGCAACGCCGAGGCTCGCAAGATCGTCCAGCCGCCGGTGCAGTGATGGGCCACGGGTTGTCGATGGCGTCGTGGTTGTCCTTTTGCCTTCCTTCCGCTTAGGCAGCGACCCGCGGCTAACGCGGATACCGCTCAGCAATGTCGCCTTTCGCTCCACGAAAGTAGCGCGCGATTGTCTCATCGCGGGAGATCTCGTCCCTACCTAAAATCCCCGCTGCAGGCCCGGCTGGATATCGACATCCAGCGACGCGAATTCACCAAGACGAATTTTTTGCCAAGCGATTGCCCCCATCACCGCGTTGTCGGTGCACAGATCGGCCGGAGCGATCACCAGGTCGAACCCGTCACGGTCCGCAGCGTCTTGCAGCCGGCTTCGAAAAACGCCGTTCGCCGCCACGCCGCCGCCGACGATCAATCGATCCGCCTGGCAATGACGGACCGCTTTGGCCGCCTTGGTCACCAGCACGTCGACCACGGCCGCTTCGAACGAGGCACACACGTCGGCCTTTTGGTCATCGCTCAGATCCAGTTGGCTGAAATCCTGCTGTCCCGGTCCGACGATCGAATAGCGGACCGCGGTTTTCAGTCCGCTGAAGCTGAAGTCGAACCCGTCGTCGCGGATCATCGATCGCGGGTAGGCGTGAGCTTTGGGATTTCCCACTGCCGCCAGCTTCGACACCGCGGGGCCGCCGGGAAAGCCCAGCGACAACATTGCGGCAACTTTATCGAACGCTTCGCCGGCCGCGTCATCGATGGTCCCGCCCAGGTAAGTCAGATCCAAGGGCGAATCGCATTGGTACAAACTGGTGTGACCGCCGCTGACGATCATGCCGACGCAGGGGTACACCGGACGGTCGACCGCCAGCTGGCACGCGTACAAATGCGCGTGCAAGTGGTTGATCGTGACCAGCGGTTTCTGCCAAGCGACCGCCAAGGTTTTCGCGGCTACCAATCCGACCAGCAGAGAGCCAGCCAAGCCCGGGCGATCCGCCACCGCGATCGCTTCCAGATCCGCCCCCGCGACGTCGGCCTGATTCATCGCCGTGTCGATCACCGGCAAGATGCGTTCCAGGTGGGCTCGTGCCGCGACTTCGGGGACCACGCCGCGGAAATGGCGGTGCAATTCGTCTTGTTTGGCCACGCACTGGCCCAGGACCTGGTCGTCGGAGTCGACCACGGCGGCGGCCGTTTCGTCACAGGTGGATTCGATCGTCAGAATGGGCAACGTGCGGTCGAAATGGGGCTGGAGGATCGATGGGTGAAAGCCGACAGTTTATCGGGCGGCAAAAATGGGCCGAATAGGGCAGGGATGCCAGCAAAAGGCCTTGACAGGGTTGGTAATGGCCCGATACTTGCGTCCTTCGCTGGCGAAAGCCTCGCCAGATCTTCACGCGCGGCCCGCGACCGAGGCGGTCGAATCGCTGGCGTGATGAAACACCGAATGTAGAGAATACGGACGAAAACGGACATTCCCACCGCTCATGCCAACCATTAATCAGCTCGTTCGCAAGGGACGCAAGTCCAAGAAATCCCAAAGTAAGGCACCCGTTCTGGATCGGTGCCCTCAGAAGCAAGGGGTTTGCTTGCAGGTCAAGACGATGACGCCGAAGAAACCGAACTCGGCGTTGCGTAAGATCACCCGGGTTCGCTTGAGCAACGGTAAAGAAGTCACCGTTTACATCCCGGGCGAAGGCCACAACCTGCAAGAACACAGCATCGTTCTGGTGCGTGGTGGTCGTGTCCGCGACTTGCCCGGTGTTCGCTATCAAGTCATCCGTGGTTCGCGTGACGCGTTGGGCGTCGAAGGCCGCAAGCGGTCGCGCAGCCGTTACGGGGCCAAGAAGTAGGCCGGGCGGAGCTGTCAGTTCCCCCACTGTTTGACGATCGGCTTTGTCGGGCTGGTCGTCGTCCGTTTTCATCCGACCCAACCAAATTAGAAATACCTGACGAAAGTCCAAGGACCAGGCCGAATCTATGGGACGTTTCACCGCCAGCCATACTCACCTCAAGGGCGATCCTCGCCACAATTCGCTGTTGGCCAGCAAGTTCATCAATTGCTTGATGCTGGACGGCAAGAAGACGGTTGCACAAAAGATCTTCTACGATGCGTTGGACGAAATCGGCAAGCGTAAGCCCGATGCCGGCGAACCGATCGAGGTATTCGAGGCGGCCGTGGAAAACGTGAAGCCCTACATTGAGGTTCGCAGCAAGCGAGTCGGGGGGGCTAGTTATCAAGTGCCCATGCAGGTCAACCGCGCTCGTCAGCAAAGTCTGGCGATTCGTTGGATCCTGGGCGCAATTCGTGAGAAAAAAGGTCGTCCGACGCACCTTAAGCTTGCCGATGAGATCTTGGCTGCCTTTAATAAAGAAGGTGTCGCTTACACGAAGCGTGAAAACACTCACCGTATGGCGGACGCCAACAAGGCATTCGCGCACTTTGCTTGGTGATTTGCCCCATCGCCAGGCTGAGTTCCGCGGCTCGATTTGCCCCTCGAGCCGCGGTTTTTTTATGCGCCGACCGAAACAAGCTCCAGCGTAGATCTGACGGGTTGGCACGCGGCGCGACTTGCGAACCAATGATCACCCTGCCTCCGGGTGCGGGACGGTGAAGGTGATTCTGGGCTGGACGTGTGGGCGTCGGGTGCATTGCTGAAATAGCGGAACCCGCGGCTAGCGCCTCGCGGCTCACAAAGTCGCCTTTCGCTCCGCCGAAAGTAGCGTGGGGGAGGGTGAGTTTAGGTTCGAGTTGAACCGGCTGCTTATTCCCTTTACCCTCCCTCCGGGAGGGGCGAGCCTAAGCGAGGGGAGGGTGCGCCGGCCGAAGAGCCCTCCCCGGAATCTCGTTCCTCGATCCCGACCCTCCCGAAGGGAGGGTGAAGGTGATGCTGGGCTGAATGTGTGGGCGTCGGGCTGCATTGCCGGAACAGCGAAACCCGCGGCTAGCGCCTTGCGGCTCACATCGTCGCCTTTCGCTCCCGCGAAAGTAACGGCCCCCTTCGCTTTCCAGAATCCGGCCGGGCCGATAACCTTGTCGATTCGGTCGACACGCGGACGTGATCTCCGTATTTTGCTCGGCTGATTCTCTCTGCTTCCCCATGGCGGACGCCGCTCGGCGCCTGCTGTCCCGATAAAGCCGCATGAGCCCCTGCCGCAGATGGCACAAGACATCAACCAGATCCGTAACATCGGCATCATCGCGCACATTGATGCCGGCAAGACGACGGTTACCGAACGCATGCTGTACCTGAGCGGTGAGAAGCACCGTGTCGGGCGAGTCGATCATGGGACCACGGACACCGACGACGATCCGGAAGAACAAGAACGCGGGATCACGATCTTCAGCGCCTGTGTGAAGTACCAGTGGAAAGGCTTCAACATCAACTTGTTGGACACGCCGGGGCACGTTGATTTCACGGCCGAGGTGGAGCGGTGCCTGCGAGTCCTGGACGGTGCGGTCGTCGTGTTCAGCGCTCGTGAGGGCGTCGAGGCACAGAGCGAAACGGTGTGGCGTCAGGCGGATAAGTACGAAGTCCCACGGATCGTGTTCGTCAACAAGATGGATCGCGAGGGAGCGGATTTTCAATCCGTCATCGACGACATCGGTCCGCGGCTTGGCGGACGCCCGGTTCCGGTGGAGTTGCCGGTCGGCCAGGGGCCGCCACACGTCGCCGATCCGTTTCGCGGGACGATCGATTTGGTCCGCAACAAAATGCGGAAATTCGATCCGGAAACCGAAGGCAAGAACGTCACGGAGACGGAGATCCCCGATGAGTTTGCCGACGATGCGGCGCTGTGGCGGGAGCAATTGTTGGAAGCCGTCTGTGAGATTGACGAAGACGCGATGGCGCTGGTGATGGAAGACAAACCGGTGCCGGAGGAAATGGTGATCGCCGCGATCCGCAAGGGAACGTTGGAACGCACCATCCAGCCGGTTTTCTGTGGCAGTGCACTGCACGGCATCGGCGTCCAGCCGTTGATGACCGGTGTCGGCGATTACTTGCCCAGCCCCTTGGATCGTCCTCCGGTGCAAGGCATTGACCCCAAGAAGCAAGACAAAACCCTGTCGCGTAAGCCGGATCCGAAAGAACCGTTCTGCGGATTGGTGTTTAAAATTTTGCCGGCCAAAACCGGTGACAACTATTGGATCCGCGTCTACAGCGGCGAATTGAAACAGAACAGCCGCGTTTACTGTCCGAACCGTGACAAAAAAGAAAACGTCGCGCAGCTTTGGCAAATTCATGCGACCAAGAAAGATCGCGACGGCCAAACCGACACCGTGACCACCGGTGACATTTGCTGTGTCATCGGGCCGCGGTTCGCCATCACGGGCGACACCGTTTGCGACGTGAAGGAAAACATTGAACTGCCCAGCATCAAGTTCGCCGACACGGTGTTGTCGATGGCGATCGAACCGGAAAGCACGGCGGACCGAAAGAAACTGGACGAGACGCTGGACATGCTGCGTCGCCAGGACCCGACGTTTCAGGCGGTGGAAAACGAGGACATCGGCCAGACCCTGATCAGCGGGATGGGCGAATTGCACTTGGAAGTCATCCAGCACCGCCTGACTCGCGACTTTGGATTGAACGTCAAGTTCTATAAGCCGCGGGTGAACTATCGCGAAACGATCGGCGGGACCGCCAGTGTCGTCGGCCAGTGCAACCGCCAGATTGGCGACAAGCAAATGTTTGCCCGCATCAATGCGACGTTTTCGCCGCTGGACGATGCGTCCAAGCCCGTGATCGTGTTTGATCGACTGCCGCCGGATTGTCTGCCCAACGACGTGCGGACTGCGGCGATCGAAGAGTTCCGTCAGCGGGCCGAAGGCGGGGGCTTCATCGCCGGTTTCCCGTTGTCGGGTGTGAAGATCGAAGTCACCGACGCGGAGATGGCCGAAGAGGGCAGTGATGAGGTCGCGTTCCGAATCGCCGCCGGCGACGCGTTCGACAAAGGATTGGAACAGGCCGGTCCGGTGTTGTTGGAACCGGTGATGAAGGTCGAAGTCACGACGCCCGAAGATTACATGGGCGAATTGGTCGGCGACCTACAACAACGACGTGCGATCGTCGCAGGCACCGAACAGCGGGGTGCGATGACGGTGATCACCGCCCACGCGCCGCTGAAAGAAATGTTCGGCTACAGCAGTGCCGTTCGCAGTCTGAGCCAGGGCAGGGCGGGAAGCAGCATGGAACCACTGGGTTACCAACCGGCTCCGAAAGAAGACGCCGAAACGTTTTCGTACTAGGTGGTCCGCTGGCTCAGCGTCGCGGGTTGTTCCAAATTTGGGCCGAATCAAGGCCGGAACGCAGAGATGGCGGTGTTGCGCATGTTGGGACCTGCAATACAGCCATCGCGTTGGGCTGCGTTGCCGAAACAACGGAACCCGCGGCTAGCGCCTTGCGGCTCACAAAGTCGCCTTTCGCTCCGCCGAAAGTAGCGTGCGGGTGAGTTTAGGTTCAAGCCGGGGAGGCTGCTCATTGACTTCACCCTCCCTCCGGGAGGGTCGAGCCTAAGCGAGGGGAGGGTGCGCCGGCGGAAGAGCCCTCCCCGGAATCTCGTTCCTCGATTCCGACCCTCCCGCGTGGCGGGAGGGTGAAGGTGGTACTGGGCCGATTGTGTAGGCGTCGGGCTGCGTTGCTGGAATAGCGCAACCCGCGGCTAGCGCCTTGCGGCTCACAAAGTCGCCTTTCGCTCCCGCGAAAGATGCGTCAAACAACGCTGGCTTCGCGGGAGCAATCGGCGACGATCGACTTCTAAACGGTGACCGATGCCAGATCACGGCCAAGGCGTGATTTCACGGCCACTGGGCGATTTCACGACCGTTGCGGGTCGACAGTTGTTGCCAAATTTCGCGATCGATCGATTCGGACACGTATTGGATCGAACCGTCCATGGCACCGGCGTGAACGCCCCCGACGTGATAGCTTCGCGCCGTTACGGCGGCGTAGGTACGCGCGGGATTGCTGGGGTCACGGCCTTCACGCATGTTGGTGAAATCGATGTCATATTCGACGCCGGATTGCAGACAGGCCACGCGGTGGTTGGGGGGGAACAAGGACGTGAACGCCGCTTGGTGGCATCGGCCGTCGACCCATTCGGTGTGTCCGGTGTTTTGTTTGAAACTGCCGCCCAGATCGCAGACGTCTTCGGCAAACTCGGGCGCGTCCATCTCGCCGACCGTTCCCACATCACGCAGGTAAGGCGTCCATCCCTTCACCTCCGCCATCGCCAGCGTGTTGCTAAGCCCGTCGATGCAGTCGCGGAATTTGAAGTACCGGCCGGGATGAAACATGCCTTCGCCGACCTCGCCGGTTCGTGGGTCGACGACGAACCAGACACCGGCGTTGGCGGCATAGTTCAGCTTGTAGTATTCCGGGCCGTCGTCACCCATGCGTGGCTGGTCGCCGGGATCACTTGGGCATTGATAGGTCGCAACGCGTACCGCGGCGATCGGT belongs to Crateriforma spongiae and includes:
- a CDS encoding sulfatase family protein, producing the protein MTGRDPIPFFVRCGLAALALVWFVTSRVVGDDAPINVLLITSDDLGLHLGCYEDPVARTPNLDALAAQSTVFRNAYVAQASCSPSRSAMFTGTYPHTNGQYALVNSGYSLHPRFRDQTIPNLLKPAGYRTGIAGKLHVAPEPSFEFDQRIRVNTRDVAKTADAAAEFIDQSGDQPFFLMVNYSDPHWDRENGKGPWFYRDQVAGVPAKVMTAGDVQPFAFQGYRSEEHLDRVAGYYNAVHRLDAAIGLLLEQLQESGKADNTLVLFVSDHGAPFARGKTTCYEAGLRVPFMIRWPGLTKPRTSLALVSTIDLLPTIMDAAGVAIPDHVQGVSLRLLTEGDESAARRYLVGEFHSHGLMPFYPRRAIRDSRYKLIHNLLPGRDVQARMDGDPSISESRDRDAIPAVFEAGYQRFADAPEYELFDLAADPWELNNLAGDPALADVQQRLTGALRQWQDETEDPLRDPEVIQRFIRNAEARKIVQPPVQ
- the tsaD gene encoding tRNA (adenosine(37)-N6)-threonylcarbamoyltransferase complex transferase subunit TsaD, whose translation is MPILTIESTCDETAAAVVDSDDQVLGQCVAKQDELHRHFRGVVPEVAARAHLERILPVIDTAMNQADVAGADLEAIAVADRPGLAGSLLVGLVAAKTLAVAWQKPLVTINHLHAHLYACQLAVDRPVYPCVGMIVSGGHTSLYQCDSPLDLTYLGGTIDDAAGEAFDKVAAMLSLGFPGGPAVSKLAAVGNPKAHAYPRSMIRDDGFDFSFSGLKTAVRYSIVGPGQQDFSQLDLSDDQKADVCASFEAAVVDVLVTKAAKAVRHCQADRLIVGGGVAANGVFRSRLQDAADRDGFDLVIAPADLCTDNAVMGAIAWQKIRLGEFASLDVDIQPGLQRGF
- the rpsL gene encoding 30S ribosomal protein S12 encodes the protein MPTINQLVRKGRKSKKSQSKAPVLDRCPQKQGVCLQVKTMTPKKPNSALRKITRVRLSNGKEVTVYIPGEGHNLQEHSIVLVRGGRVRDLPGVRYQVIRGSRDALGVEGRKRSRSRYGAKK
- the rpsG gene encoding 30S ribosomal protein S7, which encodes MGRFTASHTHLKGDPRHNSLLASKFINCLMLDGKKTVAQKIFYDALDEIGKRKPDAGEPIEVFEAAVENVKPYIEVRSKRVGGASYQVPMQVNRARQQSLAIRWILGAIREKKGRPTHLKLADEILAAFNKEGVAYTKRENTHRMADANKAFAHFAW
- the fusA gene encoding elongation factor G, which codes for MAQDINQIRNIGIIAHIDAGKTTVTERMLYLSGEKHRVGRVDHGTTDTDDDPEEQERGITIFSACVKYQWKGFNINLLDTPGHVDFTAEVERCLRVLDGAVVVFSAREGVEAQSETVWRQADKYEVPRIVFVNKMDREGADFQSVIDDIGPRLGGRPVPVELPVGQGPPHVADPFRGTIDLVRNKMRKFDPETEGKNVTETEIPDEFADDAALWREQLLEAVCEIDEDAMALVMEDKPVPEEMVIAAIRKGTLERTIQPVFCGSALHGIGVQPLMTGVGDYLPSPLDRPPVQGIDPKKQDKTLSRKPDPKEPFCGLVFKILPAKTGDNYWIRVYSGELKQNSRVYCPNRDKKENVAQLWQIHATKKDRDGQTDTVTTGDICCVIGPRFAITGDTVCDVKENIELPSIKFADTVLSMAIEPESTADRKKLDETLDMLRRQDPTFQAVENEDIGQTLISGMGELHLEVIQHRLTRDFGLNVKFYKPRVNYRETIGGTASVVGQCNRQIGDKQMFARINATFSPLDDASKPVIVFDRLPPDCLPNDVRTAAIEEFRQRAEGGGFIAGFPLSGVKIEVTDAEMAEEGSDEVAFRIAAGDAFDKGLEQAGPVLLEPVMKVEVTTPEDYMGELVGDLQQRRAIVAGTEQRGAMTVITAHAPLKEMFGYSSAVRSLSQGRAGSSMEPLGYQPAPKEDAETFSY
- a CDS encoding DUF1559 family PulG-like putative transporter, which encodes MCACAADARRPFFRPANRNAGFTLVELLVVIAIIGVLVGLLLPAVQGAREAARRMSCSNNMKQILLATHNYESAYKRLPPGWTEPGNGKGWSMQARILPFLEATNLADNVNFGFGYTESFVDVDGVSTPIAAVRVATYQCPSDPGDQPRMGDDGPEYYKLNYAANAGVWFVVDPRTGEVGEGMFHPGRYFKFRDCIDGLSNTLAMAEVKGWTPYLRDVGTVGEMDAPEFAEDVCDLGGSFKQNTGHTEWVDGRCHQAAFTSLFPPNHRVACLQSGVEYDIDFTNMREGRDPSNPARTYAAVTARSYHVGGVHAGAMDGSIQYVSESIDREIWQQLSTRNGREIAQWP